A genomic stretch from Rhodothermales bacterium includes:
- a CDS encoding PorV/PorQ family protein, with protein sequence MPATRSCLALALLLCLGAAPAHAQFESLTRAVTKRGTTAADFLSIPVGARATAMGNAITASVDDATSIYWNPAGLAGMRQGAVTLEYADWLAGLDFNFLSVSVPMGNGAIGIGLTSMRTPDMEVTTVEQQNGTGETFTAGSYALALSYARNLTDRFSVGGSVKVINERIWNSSASGVALDIGTLFTTPFRGIRLGASITNFGSKMQLSGDDLLIVVDIDPNNEGNNESNRALLKTDPYDLPLTMRIGLAGEVFENENSRLTLAVDALNPNNSEQYVNLGAELGLFGNLVMLRGGYSELLLDDALRSFTAGGGLRYGFGGLRFALDYAFETQEYFAGVNRFTFALQF encoded by the coding sequence ATGCCAGCTACCCGATCATGCCTTGCGCTCGCCCTGCTGCTCTGCCTCGGAGCGGCGCCGGCCCACGCGCAGTTCGAAAGCCTCACCCGGGCCGTTACCAAGCGCGGGACCACGGCGGCTGATTTTTTGAGCATCCCGGTAGGGGCCCGCGCCACGGCCATGGGTAATGCCATTACCGCATCGGTGGACGACGCGACGTCGATCTACTGGAATCCCGCCGGCCTCGCCGGCATGCGCCAGGGCGCCGTGACGCTCGAGTATGCCGACTGGCTCGCCGGCCTCGACTTCAACTTCCTCTCCGTCTCCGTTCCGATGGGGAACGGCGCGATCGGCATCGGACTGACGTCCATGCGGACGCCCGACATGGAGGTGACGACGGTCGAGCAGCAGAACGGCACCGGGGAAACCTTCACCGCCGGCTCGTACGCGCTCGCGCTCAGCTACGCGCGCAACCTCACCGACCGGTTTTCGGTGGGCGGATCGGTCAAGGTCATCAACGAGCGCATCTGGAATTCGTCGGCGAGCGGGGTGGCGCTGGATATCGGCACCCTGTTCACCACGCCGTTCCGGGGCATCCGGCTCGGCGCGTCGATCACCAACTTCGGCAGCAAGATGCAGCTGTCCGGCGACGACCTGCTGATCGTCGTCGACATCGACCCGAACAACGAAGGCAACAACGAGAGCAACCGCGCGCTCCTGAAGACCGACCCGTACGACCTGCCGCTCACGATGCGGATCGGCTTGGCCGGCGAGGTGTTCGAGAACGAAAACAGCCGGCTCACGCTGGCCGTGGATGCCCTCAACCCGAACAACAGCGAGCAGTATGTAAACCTGGGCGCCGAACTGGGGTTGTTCGGCAATCTGGTGATGCTGCGCGGCGGCTACAGCGAGCTCCTGCTCGACGACGCCCTGCGCTCGTTCACCGCCGGCGGCGGCCTCCGATACGGTTTCGGCGGACTGCGTTTCGCGCTGGATTATGCGTTTGAAACCCAGGAGTATTTCGCCGGCGTTAACCGGTTTACCTTTGCGCTGCAGTTTTAA
- a CDS encoding rhomboid family intramembrane serine protease: MNQFQSWYRMQPPALRALLTINVVLYGAWLILRFVPAVGGFMYSQLALNADLGTVLFKPWQFITYNFLHLGTNFWGLIHILFNMLWLVWIGREYEELHGSHRLLAAYLITGVGGGLLTVLLHALFPSVAAFGGIVYGASASVLGIMTVVAILYPFKTVGLILIGNIRLLYLVIAVLVLNVVFMSDSNTAVAAHLGGALFGFLFAKAESSGVDLSSWTRIFFRQRSVGRGASAGRGRSAQQEGMLKRIENWLATRNTRKAPKSAPPSVARSASIEVELEVVEPTLENEVDRILDKISAKGYDALTAEEKRILFEASQR; the protein is encoded by the coding sequence GTGAATCAATTCCAATCCTGGTATCGCATGCAGCCGCCGGCGCTACGCGCGCTGCTGACGATCAACGTCGTTCTGTACGGCGCATGGCTGATTCTGCGCTTCGTGCCGGCCGTAGGCGGGTTCATGTATTCCCAGCTGGCGCTCAATGCCGACCTGGGCACCGTCCTCTTCAAACCCTGGCAATTCATTACCTATAACTTCCTCCACCTCGGCACGAATTTCTGGGGGCTGATCCACATCCTCTTCAACATGCTGTGGCTGGTCTGGATCGGGCGGGAATACGAGGAGCTGCATGGCTCCCATCGGCTCCTGGCCGCCTATCTGATCACCGGCGTGGGCGGCGGCCTGCTGACGGTGCTGCTGCACGCGCTCTTTCCCTCCGTCGCGGCCTTCGGCGGCATCGTGTACGGCGCCTCGGCGTCCGTGCTGGGCATCATGACCGTCGTCGCCATCCTGTATCCCTTCAAGACGGTCGGCCTCATCCTGATCGGCAACATCCGGCTGCTTTATCTCGTGATCGCGGTGCTCGTCCTGAACGTGGTCTTTATGTCGGATAGCAATACCGCCGTCGCCGCGCACCTCGGCGGCGCGCTGTTCGGGTTTTTGTTCGCCAAGGCGGAGTCGAGCGGCGTGGATCTCTCGTCCTGGACGCGCATCTTTTTCCGGCAACGCAGCGTCGGCCGCGGCGCATCGGCCGGGCGCGGGCGCAGCGCGCAGCAGGAGGGGATGCTGAAGCGGATCGAGAACTGGCTCGCAACGCGCAACACGCGCAAAGCCCCCAAGTCGGCCCCACCCTCGGTCGCGCGTTCCGCCTCCATCGAAGTGGAGCTTGAAGTGGTGGAGCCAACGCTGGAGAATGAGGTGGACCGCATCCTCGACAAGATCAGCGCCAAGGGGTACGACGCCCTGACAGCCGAAGAAAAGCGGATTCTGTTCGAAGCCAGCCAGCGTTGA
- the ispG gene encoding flavodoxin-dependent (E)-4-hydroxy-3-methylbut-2-enyl-diphosphate synthase, with amino-acid sequence MKRPRRMSRAVQVGSVQIGGGAPISVQSMTVSKTHDVDICLAEIRGLAEAGADIVRVAVPRPEDAEALADIVQGSPVPIVADIHFNYQYALKAIASGVAKVRINPGNIGKPEWEREVLLAAKDAGIPIRIGVNSGSLERDILDKYGYPQPEALYESAMRHVEICAANGFEDLVISVKHSDVYFMIQAYKLLAERTDFPLHLGVTESGTLSSGTVKSSIGIGALLAEGIGDTIRVSLTTDSVKEVEVGHQILKSLRLGRPGVNIIACPTCGRLEVDLFRIAEEVESAIKARRFEKDLNVALMGCAVNGPGEAAGADLGVACGRGRAHLFKKGKIVKTIEEGGIVDAILEAIEQWEVAPTPSTPA; translated from the coding sequence ATGAAACGTCCCCGTCGTATGTCGCGCGCCGTCCAGGTTGGATCTGTCCAGATCGGCGGTGGCGCCCCGATCTCCGTGCAGTCGATGACGGTATCGAAAACCCACGACGTCGACATCTGCCTCGCCGAGATCCGGGGGCTGGCCGAAGCCGGCGCCGATATCGTGCGCGTCGCCGTGCCGCGTCCGGAAGACGCCGAGGCGCTGGCGGACATCGTGCAGGGGTCGCCGGTGCCCATCGTGGCGGACATCCATTTCAACTACCAGTACGCGCTCAAGGCGATCGCTTCCGGCGTGGCGAAGGTGCGGATCAACCCCGGCAACATCGGCAAACCCGAATGGGAGCGCGAGGTGCTGCTGGCGGCCAAGGACGCGGGGATCCCGATCCGGATCGGCGTCAATTCGGGCTCGCTCGAACGCGATATCCTGGACAAATACGGATACCCGCAGCCCGAAGCGCTGTACGAGAGTGCCATGCGGCACGTGGAGATCTGCGCCGCGAACGGTTTCGAGGACCTCGTGATCTCGGTGAAGCACTCCGACGTGTATTTCATGATCCAGGCCTATAAACTGCTCGCCGAACGGACCGACTTCCCGCTGCATCTCGGGGTCACGGAGTCGGGCACACTCAGCTCCGGCACGGTAAAAAGCTCCATCGGGATCGGCGCCCTGCTCGCGGAAGGCATCGGGGACACGATCCGGGTATCGCTGACCACCGACTCCGTCAAGGAGGTGGAAGTGGGGCACCAGATCCTCAAATCGCTGCGGCTCGGCCGGCCCGGCGTCAACATCATCGCCTGCCCGACCTGCGGCCGCCTGGAAGTCGACCTCTTCCGCATCGCCGAGGAAGTCGAGTCCGCCATCAAGGCCCGGCGGTTCGAGAAGGACCTCAACGTGGCGCTGATGGGGTGTGCGGTGAACGGACCCGGCGAGGCGGCCGGCGCCGACCTCGGTGTGGCATGCGGCCGCGGCCGCGCGCACCTCTTCAAAAAGGGCAAAATCGTGAAGACGATCGAGGAGGGCGGCATCGTCGATGCCATTCTCGAAGCCATCGAGCAGTGGGAAGTCGCGCCGACCCCGTCCACGCCCGCCTAA
- a CDS encoding LacI family DNA-binding transcriptional regulator, which translates to MIYRASAAQRPAKDMRQEATIYDIAKAAGVSIATVSRVFNNSPRVSAATRDRVCASARELGYVPHPSARSLARRQSHWISAVIPMMTSYFYLEVLRGVQDSLLCSDFDLVVHSAASMETIDDQLTGVLQRGRSAGVLLFSTPLEADRLSMLRATRQPVVLVDVYHSAFDSVSIDNELGGYMATRHLIEQGYRRIGIVTANVASVPSVERAQGYRRALREAGIPFEEALVHASDDPDYHGFTEDAGRVAMESFLEMDAPPDAVFAVSDIQALGAMQVVQERGVQGIGLIGFDDIMISKYVGLSTLRQPMYEMGRVALEKLLRRIETPERPISQTHFNPRLVPRASSAPASRESLVASGQGITFA; encoded by the coding sequence GTGATTTATCGTGCGTCGGCCGCGCAGAGGCCGGCGAAGGACATGCGGCAGGAAGCGACCATCTACGACATTGCGAAAGCCGCCGGCGTCTCGATCGCCACGGTATCGCGCGTATTCAACAACAGTCCGCGTGTCTCTGCCGCCACGCGCGACCGCGTTTGCGCCAGCGCGCGCGAACTGGGTTACGTTCCCCATCCTTCGGCCCGCAGCCTGGCGCGCCGCCAGTCGCACTGGATCTCGGCGGTCATCCCGATGATGACCAGCTACTTCTATCTGGAAGTGCTGCGCGGGGTGCAGGACAGCCTGCTGTGCAGCGATTTTGACCTCGTGGTCCACAGCGCGGCCTCGATGGAGACCATCGACGACCAGCTGACCGGTGTATTGCAGCGCGGCCGTTCGGCCGGCGTGCTGCTTTTCAGCACGCCCCTGGAAGCCGATCGCCTGTCGATGCTCCGCGCCACCCGCCAGCCCGTCGTGCTGGTCGACGTCTATCACAGCGCCTTCGATTCGGTGTCGATCGACAACGAACTGGGCGGCTACATGGCGACCCGGCATCTGATCGAGCAGGGGTATCGCCGCATCGGCATCGTCACGGCGAATGTCGCCTCGGTGCCTTCCGTCGAGCGGGCCCAGGGGTATCGCCGCGCGTTGCGCGAAGCCGGCATCCCGTTCGAGGAAGCCCTCGTCCACGCCTCGGACGATCCGGATTACCACGGCTTCACCGAGGATGCGGGGCGGGTGGCGATGGAGTCGTTTCTGGAGATGGATGCCCCGCCCGACGCCGTGTTTGCGGTATCGGACATCCAGGCGCTCGGCGCGATGCAGGTCGTGCAGGAGCGCGGCGTGCAGGGGATCGGGCTGATCGGGTTCGACGACATCATGATCAGCAAATACGTCGGGCTCTCCACGCTGCGTCAGCCGATGTACGAAATGGGGCGCGTGGCGCTTGAAAAGCTGCTCCGCCGCATCGAGACGCCCGAGCGTCCGATCTCACAGACTCATTTTAACCCCCGGCTCGTGCCGCGCGCGAGCAGCGCGCCGGCCTCTCGCGAGTCGCTCGTCGCCTCCGGGCAGGGGATCACGTTTGCCTGA
- a CDS encoding endonuclease/exonuclease/phosphatase family protein codes for MKPSVRRIRTWVFLALDAGLLAAFLGGYLGRYVHPSWFWWFQLLAIALPYVATALVPATVAVAFARRKGWLRVHLAALLLAAIRFFPFHGTAEAAGELRMLSFNIGHLEPFTAAQSEDVLLALTDDIESDLYVLQDLLIRYRRREQRIVNYPNLEGHLEDAGVTVHAEGAHRIETTFQPVWARTERVRLLEEERIKMATDDSVSMGVTRVRFAWEGREAVLYNVHLRTFGMRKPWNDAERSLLSIAFWRSYLGQYRQAFLLRAIESESIRALMDRETLPVIVSGDFNSTVHNWSYYHLARGMQDAFVVAGSGFGNTYHSHYPMVRIDHVLASKAWAIREAEVVRSITYSDHLPLRVVLGWRVE; via the coding sequence GTGAAACCCTCGGTACGCCGTATCCGAACGTGGGTGTTCCTTGCGCTGGACGCAGGACTGCTGGCGGCCTTTCTGGGGGGCTACCTGGGGCGTTACGTTCACCCCTCCTGGTTCTGGTGGTTTCAACTCCTGGCCATCGCGCTGCCCTACGTCGCAACGGCCCTCGTGCCGGCTACCGTCGCTGTCGCCTTCGCGCGCCGCAAGGGCTGGCTTCGGGTCCACCTCGCCGCGCTGCTGCTGGCGGCGATCCGGTTTTTTCCATTCCACGGGACGGCGGAAGCAGCCGGCGAGCTGCGCATGCTTTCGTTCAACATCGGCCACCTGGAGCCGTTTACCGCCGCCCAGAGCGAAGATGTGCTCCTCGCGCTGACCGACGACATCGAATCCGATCTGTACGTCCTCCAGGATCTGCTCATCCGCTACCGCCGGCGGGAGCAGCGCATCGTCAACTACCCGAACCTCGAAGGGCACCTCGAAGACGCCGGCGTAACCGTGCACGCCGAAGGCGCTCATCGCATCGAAACGACGTTCCAGCCGGTCTGGGCGCGCACCGAGCGCGTCCGCCTGCTCGAGGAGGAGCGGATCAAAATGGCGACGGACGACTCGGTGTCGATGGGCGTCACCCGCGTCCGGTTCGCCTGGGAAGGACGCGAGGCCGTCCTGTACAACGTCCACCTGCGGACATTCGGGATGCGCAAGCCCTGGAACGACGCGGAGCGCAGCCTGCTGTCGATCGCGTTCTGGCGCTCCTATCTCGGCCAGTACCGGCAAGCCTTCCTGCTCCGGGCGATCGAAAGCGAGAGCATCCGGGCGCTGATGGATCGCGAGACCCTGCCCGTGATCGTCAGCGGCGATTTCAATAGCACCGTCCACAACTGGTCGTATTACCACCTCGCGCGCGGCATGCAGGACGCCTTTGTCGTCGCCGGCAGCGGGTTCGGCAACACCTACCATTCGCACTACCCCATGGTCCGCATCGATCATGTGCTCGCCTCGAAAGCGTGGGCGATCCGGGAGGCGGAGGTCGTGCGTTCGATCACCTACTCGGACCATCTCCCGCTGCGCGTCGTCCTCGGCTGGCGCGTGGAGTAG
- a CDS encoding rhomboid family intramembrane serine protease, producing the protein MYQDTYRPQFQFSVFPPVLKNLLIINGLFFLGQMAYNSPLSLFLEHWFALWPLGAPDVLLTPAGPRSMANFWPWQLVTYGFLHGDFFHLLFNMFALWMFGVQLENTWGSRRFGIFYFICVIGAGLVQLAVQYVTGSYAVTIGASGGVYGVLMAFGMTYPNQIIYLNFFIPVKAKWFVLGMGLISLFSGATGASAGVAHFAHLGGMVFGFLLLLYWRGKLPVRPGKIMH; encoded by the coding sequence ATGTATCAGGATACCTACCGGCCGCAGTTCCAGTTCTCGGTCTTTCCGCCCGTTCTGAAAAACCTGCTGATCATCAACGGGCTGTTTTTTCTGGGGCAGATGGCGTACAACAGTCCGCTGTCGCTGTTTCTGGAACACTGGTTTGCGCTCTGGCCGCTGGGTGCGCCGGATGTGCTGCTCACGCCGGCCGGCCCGCGTTCGATGGCGAACTTCTGGCCGTGGCAGCTGGTGACGTACGGGTTTCTCCACGGCGACTTTTTCCACCTCCTGTTTAATATGTTCGCCCTGTGGATGTTTGGCGTGCAGCTGGAAAATACCTGGGGATCCCGCCGTTTCGGCATCTTCTATTTTATCTGCGTCATTGGCGCCGGCCTCGTTCAGCTCGCCGTCCAGTATGTGACCGGGTCGTACGCCGTCACGATCGGCGCGTCGGGCGGGGTGTACGGGGTGCTGATGGCGTTCGGCATGACCTACCCCAACCAGATCATCTACCTGAACTTCTTCATTCCGGTGAAGGCCAAATGGTTTGTGCTGGGCATGGGCCTCATTTCGCTCTTCTCGGGAGCGACCGGCGCATCGGCCGGCGTGGCGCATTTTGCCCATCTGGGCGGCATGGTTTTTGGATTCCTGCTGCTGCTTTACTGGCGCGGCAAGCTGCCCGTTCGACCCGGGAAAATCATGCATTGA
- a CDS encoding peptidyl-prolyl cis-trans isomerase yields MLRPVFAIAFALVLAAAPALIGCRAADTVPEALPTVARVGDEPIDAEEFRNRYVGYLLATGLQDLPRHRNHVLNTLIAERLLVREARDAGVEQRPAYAEAAERIRQKLLIELYVQRALYDTLRIAEEDLEAMFVRANTTVQARHLYARTLEEAQRLRRRLDAGDTFEQLAKEVFADTALAHHGGAVGAFSIDEMDPAFEDAAFTLEIGAVSDPVRTQTGYSIIRVDDRFTKPLLTEGEYAARRDRIQHYVTYRRKTAARTAHAHDLAAALAPAYNEEALDRLVGQITGASVAQGSEAGWLNGALVTFGEPGDRRTWSVAQFRDAAGSTSEAQRAAVVDRPTLCAFIEGLLVRDAMLRRAEAMRLDREPAFAEAFDAAARDWIREEVMRDLRRAAPVPEDSVQAYFARYGAEFTEPARVHVSEILVDTRAEADRLRGQATPATFAALARSHSQRPGAAATGGDMGFASADQLGVLADRVFAASPGTLLGPIELEGHYVLLLVGERKDGRPMAFDEARPLIEERLRSDSMDRVLRDRIEQLRSGSDIVIDEQLLSQMAIKKTHA; encoded by the coding sequence ATGCTGCGCCCCGTATTCGCCATAGCCTTCGCCCTTGTCCTCGCCGCCGCGCCGGCGTTGATCGGGTGCCGCGCCGCCGATACGGTGCCGGAAGCGCTACCGACCGTTGCGCGGGTCGGCGATGAGCCGATCGATGCTGAGGAGTTTCGCAACCGGTATGTAGGGTATCTGCTCGCAACCGGGTTGCAGGATCTCCCTCGTCATCGCAATCACGTACTCAATACACTCATCGCCGAACGCTTGCTGGTGCGCGAGGCGAGGGACGCCGGCGTGGAGCAGCGACCCGCTTATGCGGAGGCGGCCGAACGCATCCGCCAGAAACTGCTGATCGAGCTGTACGTGCAACGCGCGCTTTACGATACCCTGCGCATCGCCGAGGAAGACCTCGAAGCCATGTTTGTACGGGCGAATACGACCGTACAAGCGCGGCACCTCTACGCGCGGACGCTCGAGGAGGCGCAGCGCCTTCGCCGGCGGCTCGATGCCGGCGACACGTTCGAGCAACTCGCGAAGGAGGTGTTTGCCGATACGGCGCTCGCGCATCACGGTGGGGCGGTCGGCGCGTTCAGCATCGACGAGATGGATCCCGCCTTCGAGGATGCCGCCTTTACCCTGGAGATCGGGGCCGTGTCCGACCCGGTGCGGACGCAGACCGGGTATTCGATCATCCGCGTGGACGATCGTTTTACCAAACCGTTGCTGACGGAAGGGGAGTACGCGGCGCGTCGGGATCGCATCCAGCACTATGTAACCTATCGCCGGAAGACGGCCGCGCGCACGGCGCATGCCCACGATCTGGCGGCCGCGCTGGCGCCGGCGTACAACGAAGAGGCGCTGGATCGGCTCGTCGGCCAGATCACGGGGGCGTCCGTGGCGCAGGGATCGGAGGCGGGCTGGCTGAACGGTGCGCTCGTGACGTTCGGGGAGCCCGGTGACCGGCGGACCTGGAGCGTCGCCCAGTTCCGGGATGCCGCCGGCTCCACCAGCGAGGCGCAGCGCGCCGCCGTGGTCGATCGGCCAACGCTCTGCGCGTTCATCGAAGGGCTGCTCGTCCGCGACGCCATGTTGCGGCGGGCCGAGGCCATGCGGCTCGACCGGGAGCCGGCGTTTGCCGAGGCGTTCGATGCCGCCGCGAGGGACTGGATCCGGGAAGAGGTCATGCGCGACCTGCGCCGCGCCGCGCCGGTGCCCGAGGACTCCGTCCAGGCCTATTTCGCACGCTACGGCGCCGAGTTCACCGAGCCGGCGCGCGTCCACGTGTCGGAAATCCTGGTCGACACCCGGGCCGAAGCCGACCGCCTGCGCGGCCAGGCGACGCCGGCGACGTTCGCCGCGCTAGCCCGGTCCCACTCGCAGCGCCCGGGCGCCGCCGCGACGGGGGGCGACATGGGGTTCGCGTCGGCCGATCAGCTCGGTGTCCTGGCGGATCGGGTGTTTGCGGCGTCCCCCGGGACGTTGCTCGGACCGATCGAGCTGGAGGGGCATTATGTGCTTTTGCTGGTGGGCGAGCGCAAGGATGGGCGGCCGATGGCCTTCGACGAGGCGCGCCCGCTGATTGAGGAACGTTTGCGCAGCGATTCGATGGACCGCGTCCTCCGGGACCGCATCGAGCAGTTGCGCAGCGGCAGCGACATCGTGATCGATGAACAGCTGCTATCACAGATGGCGATCAAGAAAACTCATGCATAA
- a CDS encoding TonB-dependent receptor: MLETKRMGRVVLLMLVLAGAGMTAMAQTGKIAGRVIEASTGEPLPGVNVFIEGTTRGSTTDLDGQYVMIGVRPGTYTIIASFIGFATERREGVGVNLDLTTTVDFSLREEVIQGEEIIVTADAIAVRKDVTSSEARVTADKIEQLPATELGQILEVQAGITNRDGLHIRGGRSSEVLFMVDGVPVSDSYDGSQAVQLENDGIQELQVISGTFNAEYGNAMSGVINVVTKEGSGDRFTGSAEVYTGSYVVSHSDDGAAFLRGTRVAELQDPKTGVLYRGVDPYSYLSIQPTQFQNAKLSLEGPIVGDKVTFFALGRYFKNDGWLYGARLFNVDGTRGDSALVPMNSSEKFSWQSNIRFRLGKNVTLNAIGLGSINTNDDLGASGYLPYRWNPDGIRTYFDNGYDAKLKLTHILSPRTFYTLDVATFYRKAESYLYEDLNDPRYNDWLISPPDSVLTGGGRFLRGGTDLGRFQRSTRSYMVKFDLSSQIGQHHLVKGGILGRVDQLDFEAFGLIPAIDPSGNPVVPFQPAVPVETSSDFNAFDNAEPLTLSGYIQDKLEFDSFIVNAGLRVDYFDSRAQLPADSEDPNIFNPLKKINRFRDTNGDGVITVDEEVASNALTVADREAYWYTDADPKVQVSPRLGVAYPITAEGVIHFSFGLFLQIPTLNNLFDNSNYKLPTLSGFYGPFGNPNLKAQKTTMYEIGFKQGFGAGKYVVDMTAYYRDVRNWVSTSTLIASALPGVNYVIYTNRDYANTRGFTVTLSRPYQQNYGFDFSYTYQVVEGSNSNPADEFFSLQGNNQPTLALLPLNWDQRHKVAGAIYGGAGGWNASLRLRLESGFPYTPSFPSASIVGNDVQPEFSTNSRRLPAAYEADLTVSKTFDTGRLKPRVYVEVFNLLDTRNVTAVYSDTGLPDLTLEQFRQGSVDPGFWIQPGFYREPRRVQLGLDFRF; encoded by the coding sequence ATGCTCGAGACGAAACGAATGGGACGTGTCGTGTTGCTGATGCTGGTGTTGGCCGGCGCCGGCATGACGGCGATGGCCCAGACAGGAAAAATCGCCGGCCGCGTGATCGAGGCCTCCACGGGCGAACCGCTGCCGGGGGTCAACGTCTTCATCGAGGGCACCACGCGGGGCAGCACGACCGACCTGGACGGCCAGTACGTGATGATCGGCGTGCGGCCCGGCACCTACACCATCATCGCTTCCTTCATCGGCTTCGCCACCGAACGGCGCGAGGGGGTGGGCGTGAACCTGGATCTGACGACGACCGTCGATTTCTCGCTGCGCGAAGAAGTGATCCAGGGCGAAGAAATCATCGTCACCGCCGACGCCATCGCGGTCCGGAAAGACGTGACGAGTTCGGAGGCGCGCGTCACGGCCGACAAGATCGAGCAGTTGCCGGCGACGGAGTTGGGACAGATCCTGGAAGTCCAGGCCGGCATCACCAACCGCGACGGGTTGCATATCCGGGGCGGCCGCAGCAGCGAGGTGCTCTTCATGGTGGATGGCGTGCCCGTTTCCGACAGCTATGACGGCTCGCAGGCCGTGCAGCTCGAAAACGACGGCATCCAGGAGCTGCAGGTGATCTCCGGCACGTTCAACGCCGAGTACGGCAACGCCATGTCCGGCGTCATCAACGTGGTGACCAAGGAGGGCAGCGGCGACCGGTTTACCGGCTCGGCCGAGGTGTACACCGGATCCTACGTCGTTTCGCACAGCGACGACGGCGCCGCGTTTTTGCGCGGCACCCGGGTGGCCGAGCTGCAGGACCCCAAAACGGGCGTCCTCTATCGCGGCGTCGACCCGTATTCATACCTGTCGATCCAGCCAACCCAGTTCCAGAACGCCAAACTCTCACTCGAAGGACCGATCGTGGGCGACAAGGTGACGTTCTTCGCGCTCGGGCGCTATTTCAAGAACGACGGATGGCTCTACGGAGCGCGCCTCTTCAACGTGGACGGCACCCGCGGCGACAGCGCGCTCGTGCCCATGAACTCGTCCGAAAAATTCAGCTGGCAATCCAACATCCGCTTCCGGCTGGGTAAAAACGTGACCCTCAACGCCATCGGGCTGGGTTCGATCAATACGAACGATGACCTGGGAGCGAGCGGTTATCTGCCCTATCGCTGGAATCCGGACGGGATCCGCACGTACTTCGACAACGGGTACGATGCGAAACTCAAGCTCACGCATATCCTGAGTCCGCGCACGTTCTACACGCTGGACGTGGCGACCTTTTACCGGAAAGCAGAATCGTATCTGTACGAGGATCTCAACGACCCGCGGTACAACGACTGGCTCATCAGTCCGCCCGATTCGGTGTTGACGGGCGGCGGACGTTTTCTGCGGGGCGGCACCGATCTCGGGCGTTTCCAGCGCTCGACCCGCTCGTACATGGTCAAGTTCGACCTTTCCAGTCAGATCGGGCAGCACCACCTCGTGAAAGGGGGGATACTGGGGCGTGTCGACCAGCTGGACTTCGAGGCGTTCGGTCTGATTCCGGCCATCGACCCCAGCGGCAATCCGGTCGTCCCGTTCCAGCCGGCGGTGCCGGTCGAGACGTCCTCCGACTTCAACGCGTTCGACAACGCGGAGCCGCTCACGCTGAGCGGCTATATCCAGGACAAGCTGGAGTTCGACAGCTTTATCGTCAACGCCGGCCTCCGCGTGGACTATTTCGATTCGCGCGCGCAGCTGCCGGCCGACTCCGAGGATCCGAACATCTTCAACCCGCTGAAGAAGATCAACCGGTTCCGCGACACCAACGGCGACGGGGTGATCACCGTCGACGAGGAAGTGGCCTCCAACGCCCTCACCGTCGCCGATCGCGAAGCGTACTGGTACACCGACGCCGACCCGAAGGTGCAGGTGTCGCCGCGCCTCGGTGTCGCTTACCCGATCACCGCCGAAGGGGTCATCCATTTCTCGTTCGGGCTCTTCCTGCAGATCCCTACGCTGAACAACCTGTTCGACAATTCGAACTACAAACTGCCCACGCTGTCCGGCTTCTACGGTCCGTTCGGCAATCCGAACCTCAAGGCCCAGAAGACGACGATGTACGAAATCGGCTTCAAACAGGGGTTCGGGGCCGGCAAGTACGTGGTCGATATGACGGCGTATTACCGCGACGTCCGCAACTGGGTGTCGACGTCCACGCTCATCGCCTCGGCCCTGCCCGGCGTGAACTACGTCATCTACACCAACCGCGACTACGCCAATACGCGGGGCTTCACGGTCACGCTGTCGCGGCCCTACCAGCAGAACTACGGGTTCGATTTCAGCTACACCTACCAGGTGGTGGAGGGGTCGAATTCCAACCCGGCGGACGAGTTTTTCTCGCTCCAGGGCAACAACCAGCCTACGCTGGCGCTGCTCCCGCTGAACTGGGATCAGCGGCATAAGGTCGCCGGCGCTATTTACGGCGGCGCCGGGGGATGGAATGCCTCGTTGCGGCTGCGCCTCGAGTCGGGCTTCCCGTACACGCCTTCGTTCCCGTCGGCTTCGATCGTGGGCAACGACGTGCAGCCGGAGTTTTCGACGAACTCCCGCCGGCTTCCGGCGGCCTACGAAGCCGACCTCACGGTCAGCAAAACGTTCGATACGGGCCGGCTGAAGCCCCGCGTGTACGTCGAGGTGTTCAACCTGCTCGATACGCGCAACGTCACCGCCGTGTATTCCGACACCGGCTTGCCCGACCTCACGCTCGAGCAGTTCCGGCAGGGTTCCGTGGATCCGGGCTTCTGGATCCAACCCGGTTTTTATCGTGAGCCGCGCCGCGTGCAGCTCGGACTGGATTTCAGGTTTTAA